Proteins encoded within one genomic window of Lagenorhynchus albirostris chromosome 9, mLagAlb1.1, whole genome shotgun sequence:
- the LOC132525184 gene encoding small ribosomal subunit protein uS17-like, whose protein sequence is MTDIQTERAYQKQLTIFQNKKRVLLGETGKEKLPLYYKNIGLGFKTPKEAMEGTYIDKKCPFTGNVSIRGRIRSGVVTKMKMQKTVVIHRHYLHYIRKYNCF, encoded by the coding sequence ATGACAGACATTCAGACTGAGCGTGCCTACCAAAAGCAACTGACCATCTTTCAAAATAAGAAGAGGGTCCTGCTTGGAGAAACTGGCAAGGAGAAGCTCCCGTTATACTACAAGAACATTGGTCTGGGCTTCAAGACACCAAAGGAGGCCATGGAGGGCACCTACATTGACAAGAAATGCCCTTTTACTGGTAATGTCTCCATCCGAGGGCGGATCCGGTCTGGCGTGGTGACCAAGATGAAGATGCAGAAGACCGTTGTCATCCACCGACACTACCTCCACTACATCCGAAAGTACAACTGCTTCTAG